From the Oncorhynchus keta strain PuntledgeMale-10-30-2019 chromosome 13, Oket_V2, whole genome shotgun sequence genome, the window CTAGAGCACAATGAGACAGGGATATcccggctggccaaaccctcccctaaaccggacgaagctgggccaaatgtgcgctgcctcatgggtctcccggtcacggctggctgtgacacagcctgggatcgaacccgagGCTGTCGTCACGCggggcagtgccttagactgtgccacttgggaggccaGCTTAAGATAACTTTTGTACTAGTTATAGTATGGTTTGTTCGTTGCTGATTCTGAATTCCACTGTTAAAATGTGTCTTATTACAGAATAGATTGTTGATGTTCACTATATAAGAACAAAGTTGATATCTCACAAGTTACATGTGGATATTTGCGAAAGAAAACAAGCAATTGTTGAATCTTCTTGTTAGCCATCCGTAGTTTACTAACAATGTCACGTAAAAAGCTGTCAAATCCATCAACCTGGGTTTAAATCGGAGCATAATGAATTCTCCTTTGTGCCAACCAGTTGTCTAATTCAAATTGCATAGAAATCTGATCCCAAAAGTCTATATTTGTTTATAGAGGCGGCGTGCGGACCGCTGTACGAGGAGACAAAGCAGTGTCTGTTTTTAATTGCATTGTTTTACATCTACATTCTCGTCAGAGGTCTCCCTGGGTGCTGAGTGTGTTGTAAAAAAGAGGTGGGCTAGAACTCGATTTTCCTTTCTCTTGTTAACAATAATTGCACTAGTTGGTGAGCAgacaggaaagaaagaaagaacgaaaGAACAGGCGTATGCAGATCGCTGTTTGACGCATCCACTTTGACTTGGAGAAGTTCAGGTACAGTAGTAGCACTCTACAAATCAACACTACATCGTGTGGCTGTCACCAACAAAGTTCCCCTGTGAGTGTCGTATTGCCGTACGGGCCGCCGCTTGTGCAGCACTCGCACCCTAAAATGCAGAGTTagtgaaaaataaaaaaagagatgAATAATTCAACAGAGATCAATAAGTCACCGTGCTGctacttctctctcctttctgatgCAGATGGAAGGTAATGCAGGAGTTATCTCCCCGTAGAGCTGGATGTGCAGGagtctcttctccttcttcccctGGAAATGTCACCGCTCCCTTTATTTTATCAGATGGCCCGACATTCGGTGGTTGACTCTTCATGGCTGGCTGCTGCCTGTCACACGTGGAGCGACTGTAAGAATGTAAAGAGCCAGAGCTTTGAGAAAGGGGAAGGGAAATCACTACTCTACTGTAGCAGGGGCAGGAATGCAGGATCAGTCTTTCTCTTAACTCACCTGGGTGCTTCTCCAAGAAAATGCTTGTTCACTCACTGTTCACCTACAGggatactgtactgtgtgatcATTTGGGTGTGTTAGGGTTGTAAATCCTCTTCTTCAGTTCTCCTTTATTTGTTAAGGTTCCATGATGGCAGTACAAAAAAAGGACAGTTACTGAAGGTTTACCCTCGGGATTCCGGTATCCGTTCTGATGGTATCAAAACAAGAAATCTTGAGGGTTACAAAAAAATGGTTCTTAAGTGACTTATTTGATACTTGTCATGAGCACCCAACATAACAAAGACAGTCAGTACCTTGAACGTTCTAAACATCCTTCTCATACTCAGAATCTAGCTGTAAAACCTTAGTAGAGAATAAATGGCATGTTCTCAGTCAAACATGCTGAAAGCACAATAAGTGCTCTCTAACTGAAAAGAGAGGAGTGTGACATTTTAAATAACTTTCCCCATCCAGCTCAACCTCAGCCGCTGCCCCAGCCAACCGCCTCTGCGCAGGGAGAGCCCGGCGAGGGAGAAGATGCTGCTTCTGACAGAAGTCAAAATGGCCACCAATCCTCCACCGGCCTGAGTAACGGCAATGGAATCCGCCGGCAATGTTCCTGTGGGGCGGAGCAGCACAGGAAGCAGCACCCATCGCCCGGCGTCTCCCAGAAGATGCAGAGCCAGCTTCGTTCCAGCCTGTCGGTCAACAGCGACAGCAGCAGACGGAGTAAGGGAAGCTCCACCGGATCTCACAAGCCTGGGACGTTACCAGAGGGTGAGTTATAAGTGCTGGGCgcctactgtacacacacactctgtcttatatagaacacactctctcactagGAGGTAAGTACTGTGCTCCAACTTAAGGTCATTAGAGTCACTCACAGACTAATAATCACACAATGAACACACATCCCTCATCTGCTTGGCTTGACTTTCCGCTAGCACTTCATCAACACCTTTAGTGCAGGTCTTCCACCATTAACATTCCATTTGTCGAGAGGACAGAAAAGACGGCCGAAAATTGACAGATTCTCTCGGTTCTCTTATTTTAATGATGAAAGTGTACTTTCATTTGGTCAAGACCTGCTTCGTATGGCTTTATTTTCCTCAACAACAACCGAAAGGATGTATTTTAGAATTCAGGGGGAGCCATCATTTTCTCAGGTGTTGTGCGGAGGTGAGTGCAGTAATGAATTGGTGTTCTGAATGACTAATGGTCAGTAAGGTGTGACCTTCTAATGAGGATGAGCCGCCCAGGGTGCCTACTAAGTGTCATCCCTCCTTCCataccaccctccctccctctgcatgGGCCTATGTCGGTCCTCCAGTCTCCAGCCTTACTGTGGCTCCTCATTAACATTGGCTCTGACTGTCTGGGAGTCACACGCATCCTCTTTTTACCTTGTAACAGCTGTCTGCTATCTGTTATCTGCTATCCATTATCTAACCTGCCTGCTGCTCCCTGCTTATCATCACctcatctctgactcctctcgcTTTGTcttttactttgtcttatagaggaagagggagaaaaaaTAATAGATGATAAGTGTGAAATATGTGATACAGTGTGCtctaaaagtattgggacagtgacacatttttttattatgttggctctgtactccagcactttggatttcaAATGATATAATGACTGGGGTTAACTTCTTGGCGCTACCCATCCCTTTCACAggatcattttcgtcagcaaccgttgaatagcatagcgcaacagtcaaataatattactacaaaatattcatattcatgaaatcacaagtgcaatattgcaaaacacagcttagccttttgttaatccacctgccgtctcagattttgaaattatgctttacacaaacgcttggattgctttcgctgtaagtttattgatagcctagcatagcattatgtacacttagcatcaggaagcttggtcacgaaaatctgaaaagcaatcaaatgaaccgtttacctttgatattcggatgttttcactcacgagactcccagttacacaacaaatgttccttttgttccataaagattatttttatacccaaaataccgcCGTTtatttgtcgcgttatgttcagaaatccacaggaaagagcggtcacgacaacgcagacggaaattccaaatagtcttcATAATGGCCACAGAAatatgtcaaacattttttagaATCATTCCTCtggtagtttttaaaatatatattcgataatatatcaaccgagtgtgtaggtttttcaataacagcgggaggaacaatggcggctttactctgtagcgcaaaaactcactgagagcccccacctatccacttacgcaatgtgatctttcacgctcatttttcaaaataaaagccagaaactatgtctaaagactgttgacaccgtAGGGAAGCCagagaaaaaggaatctggttaatgtccctttaaatggaggataggcatgcataagaacagaagggtttcaaaataagaggcacttcctgattggattttccgcagggtttcgcctgcaatatcagttctgttatacacacagacaatattttgacaggtttggaaactttagagggttttctattctaatctgtcaattatatgcatgttctagcatctggtcctgagaaataggccgtttactttgggaatgttatttttccaaacatagaaatagtgccccctagctccAAGAGGTTAAAGTACAGACTgccagctttaatttgagggtattttcgtccatattgggtgaaccgtttagaaattacagcacttttgtACAGGGggccaaaagtattgggacaaaatTCAgctatgtgtattaaagtagtcaaaagtttattatttggtcccatattcatagcatgcAATGATTTACATCAAGTTTGTGACTCCTACAGACTTgctggatgcatttgctgtttgtttttggttgtgtttcagattgttttgtgcccaatagaaatgaatggtaaataatgtattttgtcattttggagtcacttttattttaAATAAGACTATGATGTTTCTAAACACGTCTTCATTAGTGTGGaggctaccatgattacagatagtccAGAATGATACCCTCAAATGAAagttgacagtctgcactttaacctcgtagtcattgtataatttaaaatccaaagtgctggagtacagagccaaaacaacaaaatacttttggagctcactgtaaatTTGTTTTAAATGAATTGGGGAATTTGAGATTGTTTGTCTTCACCAAGGTTAAGCTATTTGAAATATGCAGCAGATTGACAGTAGAGCTAAGGCTAACAAGTTATAGAGTTCCCTATAAATAAAAGGTATGATACAAGTTAAATATTCACCAATGATGTATTCCACAGGCGTCATGTTTTTCTTCCATGTCTTAATTGGCAAAGAAAAATAGCAGCAACAGTTCAATAAGTCTCATTACAGCTTTTGTGTTGGTTATTCTTCGACTTGTGTTTTCTAAATCAATATGTTCACACTCGAGTATTTATTTCCCGGCGTATAACAGCAAGCTGTTGTGTTTTAATGTTTACATGGATTACCATAATCTGTTTGCCTGTGAAATTAGCTACTAAACAGCCCCTATGAACACTAGAAGAATAAAGCTCCACTGGAAGAGAACCTAGCTCAGGGGATTCTAGAGCAGAGCATTCTTGGCACATGTTCTCTGGCACTGAAATGAAGCTGTGATAACAGTTCTGTGTACGCTACTGACTGAAGAGCCGTTTACCGCTCGTCTTTTAGTCAGGCCGGGTTTCGTTTGGGGCCTTTTGTGGTTTTAATTTGTTGTGTAATCAATTATGATTTGAACTCCTTTTTAAGGCCTTTGTGGTGACTAATTTGGAATGCTTTCTTTGCGCCAACTTCACATCTTGGTTTGTCTGTATATTCCCCGTAGCCACATGTTTGACCCTCATTCATGCATTATGGACTTGCACTCTAAAGACTACTGCATGGGGTGGGCTTCTCTCAATCGctatctctcaccctccctctctccctccctgtgcctGGCAGGCAGCTAGGCAGTATACTGGCCCTCCACCCAACAGTCTCTCTTCATTTGAATGTTTTCGCTTGGCTCGATGGTGTGCACCCATTCCAGCTTGTTTTATGTCATGCTGCTCCCTTTGGAGTTTTTTCCAGATGTCTCAAACTATTTCCTCTGAGGCGCTCGCCGCTGTTTTTGGCCCTCCAGAATCTGGGCATCTTCGCCGCGGCCTGACATTAAACATGAACGCTCTCTCACTGAGGCGGTGTCAATTTGTGCCGTATTTTTCTTTGTGGTAGGAGAGATGTCTGGCGTTCTTGTGTACATGACCCAGCCCCCCTCGCCCCCTTCTGTAAGGTTTTCACTAATCGCTGCTGTTGAATTATACATCCAAGTGAATTGCTAACTAAGATGCCCCAACTGCTTGATGCTATGGACATTATTTAGATCATTTTGTATCAGAACATAGTGTACTGTGCTGGTACTAGCTTAATTATCGTAAAGCGTCTTTCAAGGTTTTAGATGCTTTGAGGTTTCATCATTTGACATTGGTAAAGTTCTGCTTTTCGCTTTCTCTAGCGGTACAGAGTTTTAAGTTCTAGAATACGGAACACAATAATTAtgaatgtttttttcaataacaaTCATTTCAAATGCGGAAATATGATACTTTTGTTCTAAAGTGTGTCTGTTGTAGTTGCCTATGATAATCAGCGTTCAAACATCTTGGTGAACCCGTTTGTATCGTTTCATGTTTGCATTCTCTGATTTGTGTCCAGTACAGCGCTAATGGTCAAGCTTTGCGGCAGTCAAAAGGGAGTCCTGTCTTTCTGACAGGCTGAGAACGTCTGATGAAAGTTATGCAAAGACACTGATTGTACTGGCATTTTTCTATCCATATCAATGTCTTGCATCTCCAAAGCTCTGCTGGGCCTTGACTACAGTGTGGGTAGAGGTGTAGAGGTGCATGCTCTCAACGATTTTATTTAGGGACGATTTTTCAAATTTTCATAGCAATCGataatcggcatttttggacgCAGAGTATGGCAGAGTATGGCAGAGTATGGCAGAGTATGGCAGAGTATGGCAGAGTATGGCAGAGTAtggcaatatttagacttagggttgccacggttctgtatttcactgaaagaataaacgttttgtttttcgAAATGATAATTTCCAGacttgaccatattaatgacttaaggctcgtatttctgtgtgtttattatattataattaagtctatgattttatatttgatagagcagtctgactgagcggtggtaggcagcagcaggctcaagCGTTCATTCAAACCGCACTGTCCTCTGTTTTCCAGCAGCttttcgcaatgcttgaagcacagctctGTTTATGTCATCAAGCCTATCAATGCCTGAGATTAGGCTgacaatactatagtgcctataagaacagccaatagtcaaaggtatatgaaatacaaatggtgtagagagagagtccaataataactacaacctaaaacttcttaactgggaatattgaagactcacgttaaaaggaaccaccagctttcatatgttctgagcacgGAACTTAATgtttagcttttttacatggcacacatgGCACATAATTGCACTTcttcaacactgtttttgcattatttaaaccaaattgaacgcgtttcattatttatttgagactaaattgattttatttatgtattaagttaaaataagtgttcattgttcattcagtattacaaatatatatgtaCAAATCgtccgatttaatcggtatcggcttttttggtcctccaataatctgtgtTGAAAGGTCATAATCGGTCCACCTCTAGTGTGGCGGGGAGAACCTTCACGGCTCCTTGCATGGTACAGAAAACAGCATGTCAGAGTAGATCTGTGATTTTAGTACCCATGATTTATTACAAAGATGTCTCTCCATTCATTTCAACTAACATTGTTTAAAATGCTTGCATgtgctttgattatttgaattcTACCTGTTCTTTACTTATTGTTTTGCCTaaatctgtccatccatctgtcttttaatttttttttaactgtGTACCATCTGACTTTCATGTAACGGATGTTAGTGCATGACATCACTTACATTCTGTTAAATTTTTTAACACCACTGAACAAAAAAACGGAATAATAAATTCCACGAAATAAAACAGCTGTTTTATTGGTGAAATAGAGAAGAGGGTTTTCCATCCGTACATTGGAAAACAACAGTGATTTGGCGTCATGCTCACCAGACACGTAAAAGGTCTACAGAGGTTAAATGTTAATCAGTGATGAGAGAAACGGCAGCATTAGCACAACAATTTGCCAGGGAGAAGAATTCGGACTTTGCTAATCAGCTTTACGTAATCAAGTCTGTGCATTTGCATGATAATGCCCCAATTATTTAGAAAGCTGCTAATCAAAACCCAAAAGTGGAATTCAGTCCCTTTGGAATTTTCCCTGATTCCATTtggctctccttcctcctccctgctTAGTCAGCAACTTCTACTCAGCTTGCACTCTCTCGCacctgaatacacacacacacaccacacacacacacacagttttatcCATAGAGATATAATATTATACTATTGAATATACTACTGTTGTTCCAGTTCATTCTGTGGTTTCATCTGTTTTGTCAGTCAATAGTGATAGTCTTATCTTGACTTATTTACTGTAACGACGTTATCATACAGTACGTGTCAAAGTAATTGGCCAGTCTGATTTGTGACTGTATAACTGCCTGAGCCCTGCTCAAGGCTTCTGATTACAAAAGACCAAGGATTAACTCGCTCTGTTCCAGGCAGGGGTTTTAATCAGATTTTTTTTCCCACCCACTGGCTTTTAagacatttgtttttgttttctttgtatttgatcatgctttgtgtgtgtttttcatcCATCCTTCATCCTTTTTCATAATCCTCCACCCGTCTCtatggacatggtgtgtgttggacCCAGACTGCTGTGTCCACTGCATCCTGGCCTGTCTGTTCTGTGAGTTCCTGACCCTGTGCAACATGGTGGTGGCCCAGGCTAGCTGTGGCACCTGCACCTCGgaggcctgctgctgctgctgctgcgctGAGGACATGGGAGATGACTGCAACTGCCCCTGCGACGACATGGACTGTGGCATCATGGACGCCTGCTGCGAGTCCTCCGACTGCCTGGAGATCTGCATGGAGTGCTGCGGCATCTGCTTCCCCACATAGGAAGGACCATGATGGGATTGGGAATGTTGGTCGTAGTGCTACTGCTACCTGTATTTTACGCTccagcagagagggagggagaggaaaagtgtgtgtgtgggctaattaggtgtgtgtgtttagcatATGTGTGTGTTTACAAGTGCGTGCCTTCGATTTAAGCCCACACAGAGAGATCTATTAATCTACACTGGGCCTCTTTGCCAACATGGCCAAGCAGGGGCCAAAAATAGTTTTATAAATGCTTTTTGTTACGTACCACAAGTATAAACATGCTATatgaacattttttttatttaccaaaGTGTGTGTTTAAATTTGACCAATATGTTAATCAGCTCTTTAAAAAGTATTACCTTAGATGCCTTATTGGATAGGAAGATCATCTCTATAATTTCAGGAATACTGTCCGACAGACATCTTTGCCTTGAAAGTTTTCTTCTTTTTTCACTACCAAAATTCCTGACACTAAACCAAAGGAATACATGTTCTACCTTGATATTTAGCAGCCTTTTAGTGTGTTTAGTCAGTACTGTATGACACTGTAATAACTTTGATGTTTTTTTGGATGTGTTTTTCCTACTCATATTAATACACCTTCAATTAGAGGTATAAGAACTACGAGACACACATTCGTGGACAATGTCTAACAACAGAACAGCTGTAGTTATAGTCCATATCTACTGTAGTTTGCAAAACGATACGTTTTGAAAAGCTCCATGTCAAGAAATATTGGAAAGCTTCATGTAAAGAAAGTTTGAAGATCAGCACTAAATCGGGTAGATTAGTGTATACCTTTTTCTGTTAATGTATTTAATCCAGATATCAGTTTTTGTTCTATAACATTTCAACTATGTAAATAATGTACGTGCTTTGTAGGGCACGTTTTAGTTGTCTTTCGGATTCAAGTGTGCTTGAGTTACATACAAAACTGCACAAATGGAGCTCCATTATGTATAACCAATGCTAATCTCGGACACCCACAACTAAAATCTCTGTTGCTTGTCGTCGCATCCCAGAGTCTTTTGGAAGATGTTACGAAACCATTTCTCTTACGTAGTCTGTCCACGAGAGACTTCTGATAATATGTACCTGTATCAACAAATCTCTTTTGGGAAGGATTGATGGATGACAGGCAGGGTTAACCATAGGGTGAACATGGAGTTCAAGGACATCTGGGTTGTCAGGCTTTGGAGTATGCTGCCATTGCTGTTATTAGATCAGAGGAGATTTTGATTTCGGCCTACCGTCAACAGTTCACTCCAGATATGAGTAGTAGTATTCTTGTCTGATTGTTGGCCTGATATAACTAATGATTAATGCACATTTGAGTTATACTGTAGCGTGTGCCCTCACGCAATGTTAAAGCCATATTGTTGGAAATAATGGTTTTAGTCTATCCTGAAGACCCTCACCATGGTTTTCACCTGTCAGTCTTTCAAGCCGTGAATTTACTGGATATACATTGGATATACTGGCTTCCTGGAATATACAAGGGATGAGACATTTTTACGACTGGTGAATTGCGCAACATTTTATCTTTGTCATAACATTTTGTTCCCTACAATCATTGTTTTATATTGTTGTCAATTATTTGCTCAGTCTTACACTCCACTTTGATTATATACTGTACGGTACTGTtagttagactgttagactgttagttCTGTGATGTTATTTAGCATGTATTTGGGATACTGCCTCAGTATTACTTGTTCAAATGCACTCTTTAGTAACAGAAATTGATAAGGAATTAAAACATGGCTGACCCTGTTTGCCATAAGCGGCTTTTGGATTACAAGTGAATGACTCAACACAATAAGGAAATATTCTGGACTGTCAGATTCAGAGAAGAGAATCTTAAACTAATGAACAACATTTTTTTTCagcagattttttttcttctgtgtATCAAGTTGAGTTTGGTGAATCACTTTCTCAGTCTCAAAGATTTGCTTTGATGTTGTTTTAGTGATACTTAACACAGGGACTCATTAGTGTGTTGCTTTTCTAAATGGCAAAGTTCCTTCACTTCACACCATCAAAGATAATGTGCTGTCAGATCTTAGGCTTGCTTCTCTAATGGTGGATTGTCATTATGTTTAAAGGAGTTGGAAGGACACCTCCGCAGCAGATAGTGTTCAGTCGCACTCTGTATGAAACTAAGCCGCAGACCTCTTAACATTCGTATGATTAACTAACACGGTCTTTCTCTGGATATTTTCTTCTGGCTATACAGGCCTATGAACAGGAACAACACTATAGATAATGTGAAGACATAGTATTTACATGTATTTATCTTTTTTTCCCCTCTAACTGTAGTATGTTTTTATATTCTTTCCACTAGTTGtgtatatgatatactgtaccgTCTTCACCATCTTCTAGAATACCTATTTTCACTGCATTTAGCATACAACACAGTTTGTAGGTTGTTGTACATTAATTCAGAATCATGTctgaaataataaaaaatataaaaataagtATGCACATTGTAAATTTGACTTTTTATCGCTTGTCTTCAGATTTGCTTTGAGCCATTTTGTAACAATTCCTGGCATGGAAGCAGATCCCTTGGCACTTTAGCCAACTGTTTTGTCACTCCTTTTCATGCCATACATAGCATTGGCATGAGATTAACAGGATGAACACAT encodes:
- the LOC118392308 gene encoding myoD family inhibitor domain-containing protein-like isoform X1, with the protein product MSTETVLPLEGPAGPGKDLQQETSPLLPNSHDACGSNESSETTNPSRTPCPRGTSIEVQSHVTGENPTYCDPVRTQPQPLPQPTASAQGEPGEGEDAASDRSQNGHQSSTGLSNGNGIRRQCSCGAEQHRKQHPSPGVSQKMQSQLRSSLSVNSDSSRRSKGSSTGSHKPGTLPEDCCVHCILACLFCEFLTLCNMVVAQASCGTCTSEACCCCCCAEDMGDDCNCPCDDMDCGIMDACCESSDCLEICMECCGICFPT
- the LOC118392308 gene encoding myoD family inhibitor domain-containing protein-like isoform X2, whose amino-acid sequence is MSTETVLPLEGPAGPGKDLQQETSPLLPNSHAQPQPLPQPTASAQGEPGEGEDAASDRSQNGHQSSTGLSNGNGIRRQCSCGAEQHRKQHPSPGVSQKMQSQLRSSLSVNSDSSRRSKGSSTGSHKPGTLPEDCCVHCILACLFCEFLTLCNMVVAQASCGTCTSEACCCCCCAEDMGDDCNCPCDDMDCGIMDACCESSDCLEICMECCGICFPT